From a single Nocardioides panacis genomic region:
- the map gene encoding type I methionyl aminopeptidase, translating to MSAVAPAVVSPRRAVPASIPRPEYVDRPAPAPYDGPEVKDAGTIERMRHAGRVAAQALQLVGSHVAPGITTDELDRIGHEFLVGQGAYPSTLGYRGFPKSLCTSVNEVVCHGIPDSRVVEDGDIVNIDITAYVDGVHGDTNATFLSGDVDEESRLLVERTEESLRRAIKAVRPGRYVNVLGRVIESYAKRFGYGVVRDFTGHGIGTAFHSGLIVPHYDAAPMYDILIEPGMTFTIEPMINLGTHEWEMWDDGWTVVTRDGSRSAQFEHTLLVTDDGAEILTLP from the coding sequence GTGAGTGCCGTCGCCCCTGCCGTGGTGTCCCCCCGTCGCGCCGTCCCCGCGAGCATCCCGCGCCCGGAGTACGTCGACCGGCCGGCCCCGGCGCCGTACGACGGGCCGGAGGTGAAGGACGCCGGCACCATCGAGCGGATGCGGCACGCCGGCCGGGTCGCCGCGCAGGCGCTGCAGCTGGTCGGCAGCCACGTCGCGCCGGGGATCACCACCGACGAGCTCGACCGGATCGGCCACGAGTTCCTGGTCGGCCAGGGCGCCTACCCCTCGACGCTCGGCTACCGCGGCTTCCCCAAGTCGCTGTGCACCAGCGTCAACGAGGTGGTCTGCCACGGCATCCCGGACAGCCGGGTCGTCGAGGACGGCGACATCGTCAACATCGACATCACGGCGTACGTCGACGGGGTGCACGGCGACACCAACGCGACGTTCCTCTCCGGCGACGTCGACGAGGAGTCCCGGCTGCTCGTGGAGCGCACCGAGGAGTCGCTGCGCCGGGCGATCAAGGCGGTCCGCCCGGGCCGGTACGTCAACGTCCTGGGCCGGGTCATCGAGTCCTACGCGAAGCGGTTCGGCTACGGCGTCGTCCGCGACTTCACCGGGCACGGCATCGGCACCGCGTTCCACTCCGGGCTGATCGTGCCGCACTACGACGCGGCGCCGATGTACGACATCCTCATCGAGCCGGGCATGACGTTCACCATCGAGCCGATGATCAACCTCGGCACCCACGAGTGGGAGATGTGGGACGACGGCTGGACCGTGGTGACCCGGGACGGCTCGCGCTCCGCGCAGTTCGAGCACACCCTGCTCGTCACCGACGACGGCGCCGAGATCCTCACGCTGCCGTGA
- a CDS encoding tetratricopeptide repeat protein: MNFSPPAFTAHPADAYHLAWRLLEDRDPRGAIALLDPAIDAEPESTGLRTLRAWAYFQSAQLRRAEDELTVLVEECPTDLWARYALGRVLERQSKFADALPHMRLAAVMSGDVEHEAGVLRVERRIAERSGRLDDLV, translated from the coding sequence ATGAACTTCAGCCCACCGGCCTTCACGGCCCACCCCGCCGACGCCTACCACCTGGCGTGGCGGCTGCTCGAGGACCGCGACCCGCGGGGCGCGATCGCCCTGCTCGACCCGGCCATCGACGCCGAGCCCGAGTCGACCGGCCTGCGCACGCTGCGGGCCTGGGCGTACTTCCAGAGCGCCCAGCTGCGCCGCGCCGAGGACGAGCTGACGGTGCTGGTCGAGGAGTGCCCGACCGACCTGTGGGCGCGCTACGCCCTGGGACGGGTGCTGGAGCGCCAGTCGAAGTTCGCCGACGCGCTGCCGCACATGCGGCTGGCCGCGGTGATGTCCGGGGACGTGGAGCACGAGGCCGGCGTGCTGCGGGTCGAGCGGCGGATCGCGGAGCGGTCCGGCCGCCTCGACGACCTCGTCTGA
- a CDS encoding thermonuclease family protein, with amino-acid sequence MLVRRHYAVPVLVLALLVAASVLLGLGAAPAGAVTDRDCGDFATQAAAQTFFLAHSPGSDPHRLDADGDGIACDSNPCPCSTRRTSPAGAAAAAVRATVVQHARVASVADGDTVDVHLVGGAYRRVRLVGIDTPEVYGGVQCGGPEASAAMKRMLPVSTRVRLVSDPTQASVDRYGRLLRYVSRVSDGRQVNRAQVYLGNARVYVYGGVPFQRTHEFRVAQAAAKAAPRGLWRTCR; translated from the coding sequence ATGCTCGTCCGACGGCACTACGCCGTACCTGTCCTGGTCCTGGCCCTCCTCGTCGCCGCGAGCGTGCTGCTCGGCCTCGGCGCCGCGCCGGCCGGCGCGGTCACCGACCGGGACTGCGGCGACTTTGCCACCCAGGCGGCCGCCCAGACCTTCTTCCTCGCGCACAGCCCGGGCAGCGACCCGCACCGCCTCGACGCCGACGGGGACGGCATCGCCTGCGACTCCAACCCGTGCCCGTGCTCGACCCGCCGGACGTCCCCCGCGGGAGCGGCCGCGGCGGCGGTCCGCGCGACCGTCGTGCAGCACGCCCGGGTGGCGAGCGTCGCGGACGGGGACACGGTCGACGTCCACCTCGTCGGCGGTGCCTACCGCCGGGTCCGGCTGGTCGGCATCGACACCCCCGAGGTCTACGGCGGCGTCCAGTGCGGCGGCCCGGAGGCGTCCGCGGCGATGAAGCGGATGCTGCCGGTGAGCACCCGCGTGCGGCTGGTCTCGGACCCTACCCAGGCGAGCGTCGACCGCTACGGCCGGCTGCTCCGCTACGTCAGCCGGGTCTCCGACGGCCGGCAGGTGAACCGCGCACAGGTGTACCTCGGCAACGCCCGGGTCTACGTGTACGGCGGGGTGCCGTTCCAGCGCACCCACGAGTTCCGGGTCGCCCAGGCCGCCGCGAAGGCCGCGCCGCGAGGTCTCTGGCGCACCTGCCGCTGA
- a CDS encoding ribonuclease catalytic domain-containing protein, which translates to MRVLHADGDTLRAGITAIQQDLGVHPEFPAEVEQAAQAAASSPRLPDLDRTDIPFVTIDPETSMDLDQALHIERDGTGYVVHYAIADVAAFVTPGDPVDEEANRRGETFYAADSKIPLHPKVLSEAAASLLPDQDRPALLWTIKVDADGEGTDVDVVRAVVRSRAKLDYAGIQKDLDAGTADELFVLLGEVGELRRKREAARGGVSLPLPEQEIDIDGERWSLTFRRMLPVEEWNAQISLLTGMAAASLMVYARVGLLRTLPPPDPRDLQRMHRTAKALHIEWPAELLYPDFIRSLHPEEPSHAAMIVASTRLLRGSGYVAFNGETPEQPEHSALASEYAHVTAPLRRLGDRYAGEVCLALCAGTEVPPVGARAARGAAPDVAGLGPPGTPVRARGARPGGGRRPAPQRRADLPGGRGAGRRRGPEAGRRGGAAARDRGARDLGRRAAAGHRRRGPPGPGRHRQQDRPLRALSTPRPGPK; encoded by the coding sequence GTGAGGGTCCTGCACGCAGACGGCGACACGCTGCGCGCCGGGATCACCGCCATCCAGCAGGACCTCGGGGTGCACCCGGAGTTCCCGGCCGAGGTCGAGCAGGCGGCGCAGGCGGCGGCCAGCTCCCCGCGGCTGCCCGACCTGGACCGCACCGACATCCCGTTCGTGACGATCGACCCCGAGACGTCGATGGACCTCGACCAGGCGCTGCACATCGAGCGTGACGGGACCGGGTACGTCGTGCACTACGCGATCGCCGACGTCGCGGCCTTCGTGACCCCGGGCGACCCGGTCGACGAGGAGGCCAACCGGCGGGGCGAGACGTTCTACGCCGCCGACTCCAAGATCCCGCTGCACCCCAAGGTGCTGTCCGAGGCCGCTGCCTCGCTGCTGCCCGACCAGGACCGCCCGGCGCTGCTCTGGACGATCAAGGTGGACGCCGACGGCGAGGGCACCGACGTCGACGTGGTCCGCGCGGTGGTCCGCAGCCGGGCCAAGCTCGACTACGCCGGCATCCAGAAGGACCTCGACGCCGGGACCGCCGACGAGCTGTTCGTGCTGCTGGGCGAGGTCGGCGAGCTGCGCCGGAAGCGGGAGGCCGCGCGCGGTGGGGTGTCCCTGCCGCTGCCCGAGCAGGAGATCGACATCGACGGCGAGCGGTGGTCGCTGACCTTCCGACGGATGCTCCCGGTCGAGGAGTGGAACGCGCAGATCTCCCTGCTCACCGGGATGGCCGCCGCGTCCCTGATGGTCTACGCCCGGGTCGGCCTGCTGCGCACGCTGCCGCCGCCGGACCCGCGCGACCTGCAGCGGATGCACCGCACCGCCAAGGCGCTGCACATCGAGTGGCCCGCCGAGCTGCTCTACCCCGACTTCATCCGCTCCCTGCACCCCGAGGAGCCCAGCCACGCCGCGATGATCGTGGCCAGCACCCGGCTGCTGCGCGGGTCCGGATACGTGGCCTTCAACGGCGAGACCCCCGAGCAGCCCGAGCACTCCGCGCTCGCCTCGGAGTACGCCCACGTGACCGCCCCGCTGCGCCGGCTCGGCGACCGGTACGCCGGCGAGGTCTGCCTCGCGCTGTGCGCCGGGACCGAGGTGCCCCCCGTGGGTGCTCGAGCGGCTCGAGGCGCTGCCCCGGACGTTGCAGGACTCGGGCCGCCGGGCACACCAGTACGAGCGCGCGGTGCTCGACCTGGTGGAGGCCGCCGTCCTGCACCCCAACGTCGGGCAGACCTTCCCGGGGGTCGTGGTGCAGGTCGACGACGAGGACCCGAAGCGGGGCGACGTGGTGGTGCAGCAGCCCGCGATCGAGGCGCACGTGACCTCGGCCGCCGCGCTGCCGCTGGGCACCGACGTCGAGGTCCGCCTGGTCCAGGCCGACATCGCCAGCAGGACCGTCCGCTTCGAGCTCTGAGCACACCCCGACCCGGGCCCAAGTGA
- a CDS encoding YaaA family protein, translating into MLILLPPSEGKTSPRRGKPLDLASLSFPELEQHRAEVLDALVALCTTDVPADAARVLGLGTTQTADVAANARLPTAPTARADTVYSGVLYEALGLGSLTGAARRRATSWLAVTSGLFGLLRPADRVPAYRLSGDVSLPGTGTVSTYWSRRLDESVRAVAGRGLVVDLRSSTYASFWRPAPDLARKVVTLRVLHEVDGTRKAVSHFNKATKGRLVRALLEDGTAPATPARFAAHLRALGWTVEEGPAGRHGTQLDVVVSDL; encoded by the coding sequence GTGCTGATCCTGCTGCCCCCGTCGGAGGGGAAGACCTCCCCGCGCCGCGGCAAGCCCCTCGACCTGGCCTCACTGTCGTTCCCCGAGCTGGAGCAGCACCGCGCGGAGGTCCTCGACGCCCTCGTCGCCCTGTGTACGACGGACGTGCCGGCCGACGCGGCCCGGGTGCTCGGGCTCGGCACCACCCAGACCGCCGACGTCGCGGCGAACGCGCGGCTGCCGACGGCCCCGACGGCGCGCGCGGACACGGTCTACAGCGGCGTGCTCTACGAGGCGCTCGGGCTCGGCTCGCTGACCGGTGCGGCGCGCCGGCGGGCCACGTCCTGGCTCGCGGTGACCTCCGGCCTGTTCGGGCTGCTCCGCCCGGCGGACCGGGTCCCGGCCTACCGGCTCTCCGGCGACGTGTCGCTGCCCGGTACTGGCACCGTGTCGACGTACTGGAGCCGGCGGCTCGACGAGAGCGTGCGCGCGGTCGCCGGTCGTGGCCTGGTGGTGGACCTGCGCTCCTCGACGTACGCGTCGTTCTGGCGGCCGGCGCCCGACCTGGCCCGCAAGGTCGTGACGCTGCGCGTGCTGCACGAGGTCGATGGCACCCGCAAGGCGGTCTCGCACTTCAACAAGGCGACCAAGGGCCGCCTCGTGCGCGCGCTGCTGGAGGACGGCACCGCCCCCGCCACCCCGGCCCGGTTCGCCGCGCACCTGCGCGCGCTCGGCTGGACCGTCGAGGAGGGCCCGGCCGGACGGCACGGCACCCAGCTCGACGTGGTCGTCAGCGACCTGTGA
- a CDS encoding bifunctional RNase H/acid phosphatase, whose translation MVSRSVLIEADGGSRGNPGAAAYGAVLLDAETREVIAERAEYLGVATNNVAEYSGLVAGLELYREHTPGARLEVRMDSKLVVEQMSGRWKIKHQDMRALAERARALAPAGTTYTWIPREQNKHADRILNAALDAQASGRPAQTAVEAQAPAQAPAASATEQRGWSPGGAATTLVLVRHGVTGHTLDKRFSGGLGGSDPGLVEEGRAQVRATGDWLAPLAGEIDTVVASPVRRTRESAEILAERLDKPLVVEPGLAEMEFGSWDGMTFAEIRERHPDDLDAWLGSLDHAPGGGESFRVVEKRVLAGLERLLAEYGGRTVLAVSHVTPIKVLVAHALGAPLESVYRMEMAPASVTVLSYFADGNAALRMFNARPTDAAFTGR comes from the coding sequence ATGGTGTCCCGCTCCGTCCTGATCGAGGCCGACGGCGGTTCGCGCGGCAACCCCGGGGCGGCGGCGTACGGCGCCGTGCTGCTCGACGCGGAGACCCGTGAGGTGATCGCCGAGCGGGCGGAGTACCTCGGGGTCGCGACCAACAACGTCGCGGAGTACTCCGGCCTGGTCGCCGGCCTCGAGCTCTACCGGGAGCACACCCCCGGCGCGCGGCTCGAGGTGCGGATGGACTCCAAGCTGGTCGTCGAGCAGATGTCGGGACGCTGGAAGATCAAGCACCAGGACATGCGCGCGCTGGCCGAGCGGGCCCGTGCGCTGGCGCCGGCCGGGACGACGTACACCTGGATCCCGCGCGAGCAGAACAAGCACGCGGACCGGATCCTCAACGCGGCGCTCGACGCGCAGGCGTCCGGCCGGCCCGCGCAAACCGCCGTCGAGGCGCAGGCCCCGGCGCAGGCACCGGCCGCGTCGGCCACCGAGCAGCGCGGCTGGTCGCCCGGCGGTGCCGCCACCACCCTGGTGCTGGTCCGGCACGGCGTCACCGGGCACACCCTGGACAAGCGCTTCTCCGGCGGTCTCGGCGGCAGCGACCCCGGCCTCGTCGAGGAGGGCCGGGCGCAGGTCCGGGCCACCGGCGACTGGCTCGCCCCGCTGGCCGGCGAGATCGACACGGTCGTGGCCTCGCCCGTCCGCCGCACACGGGAGTCCGCCGAGATCCTCGCCGAGCGGCTCGACAAGCCGCTGGTCGTGGAGCCCGGGCTCGCGGAGATGGAGTTCGGGAGCTGGGACGGGATGACCTTCGCGGAGATCCGCGAGCGGCACCCCGACGACCTGGACGCCTGGCTGGGCTCGCTCGACCACGCGCCCGGCGGGGGCGAGTCGTTCCGGGTCGTGGAGAAGCGGGTGCTCGCCGGGCTCGAGCGGCTGCTCGCCGAGTACGGCGGCCGCACGGTCCTCGCGGTCAGCCACGTCACGCCGATCAAGGTGCTCGTCGCGCACGCGCTGGGCGCCCCGCTGGAGTCGGTCTACCGGATGGAGATGGCTCCGGCGTCGGTGACGGTGCTGTCCTACTTCGCCGACGGCAACGCCGCGCTGCGGATGTTCAACGCGCGCCCGACGGACGCCGCGTTCACAGGTCGCTGA
- a CDS encoding zinc ribbon domain-containing protein: MRWRPGSATSSPTRGPSGWIDRPAGETIWTHTPLPYEENTLKADAFSQLKLLDVQELDARIDLLGHRLRSLPETQEIATLAAERAELVDHGRDATIKVEDLTREQRKADSDVEQVKTRRKRDQERMDQGLITNPKDLAHMQQELVSLTRRISELEDTELDVMEQLEAAQAEQSRIADRLAEIDARSAALVTSRDAAAAEITREAESVTAERKVTATGVPADLLALYEKVRAQKGGVGAAVLRARQCTGCSLQLNAHDLGVIAKAPLDEVIRCEECNRILVRTAESGI, encoded by the coding sequence ATACGGTGGAGACCCGGGTCAGCGACATCGTCACCGACCCGTGGACCTTCCGGGTGGATCGACCGGCCCGCCGGTGAGACCATCTGGACGCACACCCCACTTCCATACGAGGAGAACACCCTGAAGGCCGACGCTTTCTCCCAGCTGAAGCTCCTGGACGTCCAGGAGCTCGACGCCCGGATCGACCTGCTGGGGCACCGGCTGCGCAGCCTCCCGGAGACGCAGGAGATCGCCACCCTCGCCGCCGAGCGGGCCGAGCTCGTCGACCACGGTCGCGACGCCACCATCAAGGTCGAGGACCTGACCCGCGAGCAGCGCAAAGCCGACTCCGACGTGGAGCAGGTCAAGACCCGGCGCAAGCGCGACCAGGAGCGCATGGACCAGGGGCTGATCACCAACCCCAAGGACCTCGCGCACATGCAGCAGGAGCTGGTCTCGCTGACCCGCCGCATCAGCGAGCTCGAGGACACCGAGCTCGACGTGATGGAGCAGCTCGAGGCCGCGCAGGCCGAGCAGTCCCGGATCGCCGACCGGCTCGCGGAGATCGACGCCCGGTCGGCCGCGCTGGTCACCAGCCGGGACGCCGCCGCCGCCGAGATCACCCGGGAGGCCGAGTCCGTGACCGCCGAGCGGAAGGTCACCGCGACCGGCGTGCCGGCCGACCTGCTCGCGCTCTACGAGAAGGTGCGCGCCCAGAAGGGCGGCGTCGGGGCCGCCGTGCTGCGGGCCCGGCAGTGCACCGGCTGCAGCCTGCAGCTCAACGCCCACGACCTGGGCGTGATCGCCAAGGCGCCGCTCGACGAGGTGATCCGCTGCGAGGAGTGCAACCGGATCCTGGTGCGCACCGCGGAGTCCGGCATCTGA
- a CDS encoding Nif3-like dinuclear metal center hexameric protein, whose amino-acid sequence MTLRLSDLTALLDGWYDPAWAADWDAVGLVCGDPDQPVARVLLAVDPAPTVVAEAAEWGADLIVCHHPLLLTPVHGVAATTPKGRVLHGLIRSGTALFTAHTNADVPADGVNESLARAVGIVDPRVVVEEDGAAADERRATRGHGRIGRLAAPTTLRDFAARVDAALPGTAHGVRVAGDPDRTVETVVVGSGAGDFMLDTVLGTDADVYLTSDLRHHRAGEFLEHGGPALVDVAHWAAEWTWLPVVERKLLAATAALGDTVETRVSDIVTDPWTFRVDRPARR is encoded by the coding sequence ATGACCCTGCGCCTGTCGGACCTGACCGCGCTGCTGGACGGCTGGTACGACCCGGCCTGGGCCGCGGACTGGGACGCGGTCGGCCTGGTCTGCGGCGACCCCGACCAGCCGGTCGCGCGGGTGCTGCTCGCCGTCGACCCGGCCCCGACCGTGGTGGCCGAGGCCGCCGAGTGGGGTGCCGACCTGATCGTCTGCCACCACCCGCTGCTGCTCACGCCGGTGCACGGCGTCGCCGCCACCACCCCCAAGGGCCGGGTGCTGCACGGGCTGATCCGGTCCGGCACCGCGCTGTTCACCGCGCACACCAACGCCGACGTCCCCGCCGACGGGGTCAACGAGTCGCTGGCCCGGGCCGTCGGGATCGTGGACCCCCGCGTGGTCGTGGAGGAGGACGGCGCCGCGGCCGACGAGCGCCGCGCGACGCGCGGCCACGGACGGATCGGCCGGCTGGCCGCACCCACCACGCTGCGGGACTTCGCGGCCCGGGTGGACGCCGCGCTGCCCGGTACCGCGCACGGGGTCCGCGTGGCGGGGGACCCGGACCGGACCGTCGAGACGGTGGTGGTCGGCAGCGGGGCCGGGGACTTCATGCTCGACACCGTCCTCGGCACCGACGCGGACGTCTACCTCACCTCCGACCTGCGGCACCACCGGGCCGGGGAGTTCCTCGAGCACGGCGGTCCGGCACTGGTCGACGTGGCGCACTGGGCCGCGGAGTGGACCTGGCTCCCGGTCGTCGAGCGCAAACTGCTGGCGGCCACGGCAGCGCTGGGGGATACGGTGGAGACCCGGGTCAGCGACATCGTCACCGACCCGTGGACCTTCCGGGTGGATCGACCGGCCCGCCGGTGA
- a CDS encoding AMP-binding protein, whose translation MSKVTKGLGLLGQAPTLLRVLTSAGVVRLHPPLKLARVGATLLRWGTGPAGGFAAMAILETDRTAVVDELGALTFGELHDRSNRLADALRSRGVRPGDGIAIMCRNHRGFVDASIAAAKLGADILYLNTAFAGPQLVDVLEREAPRVVVHDEEFTAMLEEAGTRDRVLGWVDDAGTGDRVTLESLIAQGAPGDHPAPARQSRIIILTSGTTGTPKGAPRSEAGIEAAAALLSRLPLKSGWRSHVAAPLFHTWGWAHFALAMLLGSTVVLRRRFDPEGCLQTLVEEDCDSLVVIPVMLQRIMQLPQETLDRYDLSNVKVVAASGSALPGDLGTTWMDQFGDHLFNVYGSTEVAYATVASPDDLREAPGTAGRPPFATVVKILDEDGAELPAGEAGRIFVGNSILFEGYTGGGSKDLVDGLMATGDVGRFDEGGRLIVEGRDDDMIVSGGENVFPQEVEDCLSRHDQVVEAAAFGVDDEDYGKRLRAFVVRTEGSQVSQDELKDFVEAEPRALQGAAGDRVPRRAAAQRHRQGAQARPGRARPAGRAVTLEVSQEAPGFTLRDQHGQQVSLASFRGRKAVVVMFYPYAFSSVCTGELGGVRDRLATFQSDTVQVLAVSCDPMFSLRAFAERDGLTFPLLSDFWPHGATARAYDVLDEERGCADRSTFVVDRDGVLRWAVHSAVRDARDLDEQARVLTEVV comes from the coding sequence TTGAGCAAGGTCACCAAGGGGCTCGGCCTCCTCGGCCAGGCGCCCACCCTGCTGCGGGTGCTCACCTCCGCAGGCGTCGTACGGCTGCACCCGCCGCTCAAGCTGGCCCGCGTCGGCGCGACCCTGCTGCGGTGGGGGACCGGCCCGGCCGGCGGCTTCGCCGCGATGGCGATCCTGGAGACCGACCGGACCGCGGTCGTCGACGAGCTCGGCGCGCTGACGTTCGGTGAGCTGCACGACCGCAGCAACCGGCTCGCGGACGCCCTGCGCTCGCGGGGCGTGCGGCCCGGCGACGGGATCGCGATCATGTGCCGCAACCACCGCGGCTTCGTCGACGCGAGCATCGCCGCCGCCAAGCTCGGCGCCGACATCCTCTACCTGAACACCGCCTTCGCCGGTCCGCAGCTCGTGGACGTGCTGGAGCGCGAGGCGCCCCGGGTCGTCGTGCACGACGAGGAGTTCACCGCGATGCTCGAGGAGGCCGGCACCCGGGACCGGGTGCTCGGCTGGGTGGACGACGCCGGCACCGGTGACCGGGTCACCCTGGAGTCGCTGATCGCCCAGGGGGCGCCCGGCGACCACCCCGCTCCGGCGAGGCAGAGCCGGATCATCATCCTCACCTCCGGCACGACCGGCACCCCGAAGGGCGCGCCCCGCAGCGAGGCCGGCATCGAGGCCGCCGCGGCGCTGCTGTCCCGGCTGCCGCTGAAGTCCGGCTGGCGCTCGCACGTGGCCGCCCCGCTGTTCCACACCTGGGGGTGGGCGCACTTCGCGCTCGCCATGCTGCTCGGCTCCACCGTCGTGCTGCGCCGCAGGTTCGACCCCGAGGGCTGCCTGCAGACCCTGGTCGAGGAGGACTGCGACTCGCTCGTGGTGATCCCGGTGATGCTGCAGCGGATCATGCAGCTGCCGCAGGAGACGCTCGACCGCTACGACCTGTCGAACGTCAAGGTGGTCGCCGCGTCCGGGTCGGCGCTGCCCGGCGACCTCGGCACCACCTGGATGGACCAGTTCGGCGACCACCTGTTCAACGTCTACGGCTCCACCGAGGTCGCCTACGCGACGGTCGCCAGCCCCGACGACCTCCGCGAGGCGCCGGGTACGGCGGGCCGGCCGCCGTTCGCGACGGTGGTGAAGATCCTCGACGAGGACGGCGCCGAGCTCCCCGCGGGGGAGGCCGGCCGGATCTTCGTCGGCAACAGCATCCTGTTCGAGGGCTACACCGGCGGCGGCAGCAAGGACCTGGTCGACGGCCTGATGGCGACCGGTGACGTCGGGCGGTTCGACGAGGGCGGCCGGCTGATCGTCGAGGGCCGCGACGACGACATGATCGTGTCCGGCGGCGAGAACGTCTTCCCCCAGGAGGTCGAGGACTGCCTGTCCCGCCACGACCAGGTCGTGGAGGCGGCGGCCTTCGGGGTCGACGACGAGGACTACGGCAAGCGGCTGCGCGCGTTCGTCGTACGCACCGAGGGGTCGCAGGTCTCGCAGGACGAGCTCAAGGACTTCGTGGAAGCAGAACCTCGCGCGCTACAAGGTGCCGCGGGAGATCGTGTTCCTCGACGAGCTGCCGCGCAACGCCACCGGCAAGGTGCTCAAGCGAGACCTGGTCGAGCGCGGCCCGCAGGACGCGCCGTGACCCTGGAGGTCAGCCAGGAGGCGCCCGGGTTCACGCTCCGCGACCAGCACGGGCAGCAGGTCTCGCTGGCGTCGTTCCGGGGCCGCAAGGCCGTGGTGGTGATGTTCTACCCCTACGCCTTCAGCTCGGTGTGCACCGGCGAGCTCGGCGGGGTGCGGGACCGCCTGGCGACCTTCCAGTCCGACACCGTCCAGGTGCTCGCGGTCTCCTGCGACCCGATGTTCTCGCTGCGGGCGTTCGCCGAGCGGGACGGACTGACCTTCCCGCTGCTCTCGGACTTCTGGCCGCACGGCGCGACCGCGCGGGCGTACGACGTCCTCGACGAGGAGCGCGGTTGTGCGGACCGCTCCACGTTCGTCGTCGACCGGGACGGGGTGCTGCGCTGGGCGGTGCACAGTGCGGTGCGGGACGCCCGCGACCTCGACGAGCAGGCACGGGTGCTCACCGAAGTGGTCTGA
- a CDS encoding DUF3052 domain-containing protein — protein MSATSGGPEGTATQNAGERLGLKTGMVVQELGWDEDVDDALRVSIEDTIDADMVDGDYGNVVDCVLLWWREADGDLVDALVDSLTDLVAGGEIWLLTPKVGRPGTVDPADVAEAAPVAGLSTTTTAPVSQDWSATRLVAPKAAH, from the coding sequence GTGAGCGCGACCTCGGGTGGCCCCGAAGGCACCGCCACCCAGAACGCCGGCGAGCGGCTGGGTCTGAAGACCGGGATGGTCGTCCAGGAGCTCGGCTGGGACGAGGACGTCGACGACGCCCTGCGCGTCTCGATCGAGGACACCATCGACGCCGACATGGTGGACGGTGACTACGGCAATGTCGTGGACTGCGTGCTGCTGTGGTGGCGCGAGGCCGACGGCGACCTCGTCGACGCACTCGTCGACTCCCTGACCGACCTGGTGGCCGGCGGCGAGATCTGGCTGCTGACGCCCAAGGTGGGCCGGCCCGGCACGGTGGACCCCGCCGACGTCGCCGAGGCAGCCCCGGTGGCCGGCCTGTCCACGACCACGACCGCGCCGGTGAGCCAGGACTGGTCCGCGACCCGCCTGGTGGCTCCCAAGGCCGCGCACTGA